AGTGCAACTAATGACCTCTAGAACTACGTTGGGCATGAATCCCATCCCCATGAGACGATTGTTTGCCTCTCCACAATTGAGGGCAACTATCTGGACGCGATCGCCTACCTGCGCCTCAGACAGAGAAAAAACAGTTGCGTCTGGAGAATTTGCTAGACCCTCAACAGCCACTCCTACCCCGCTGGATGGGTTTGTGACCGCCTCACTGACATACACAAACCCCTGCCAACTAGAGGATTGCGAATCAACTGCTGGATGGTTAATCTGAGAATCTTTACCTAACATAGAAATGTTCTCATAAGCGACAATAAATCTACTAAAAAATAATTGCATTAACCGAATTCAAAACTCAGCGCTTCTGACACCTTCTAGTTTTTTGTAGAAGCTAGTTGTTGTGACATCTAGATTCTTCCTAACGGCCAAAATACTAGCTGCCTGCTCAAATACACAATATAAGTATAGATGATTACTACATTACAATCGTCTTTACTCTTGCAAGAGTAAATGATAATCTAATGCAATTTATTCCTAATAATTCCACTGAAGTTGGAATGTCGCCTCAATTTTCACGAACCCTTAAGAAATTGGGCTATGACTGTAGTACTTGTCCCATAAATCTAGGCTTGAGAGTCGGATGCCTGAGCGCCAAACTACCAATCTCCGTTTTGGCAAGTACTCGTCGCAAAGCATCACTTCAATGTCACAGCACCATAATTCTTGGGAATTTAGATCTTGGGAATTTAGATGACCTAGTTGTATTACTGCCCTAGCGTTTGCTTAAGCGGGGATTGTATTATAGGTTTGCACTTGCTCTGCTGAGCACTACTGTTCAAGTATTCAAGACGTTAGTGGGTTACTACGTTGTTTCTAGTGGGCTAGTCTCTCTCTGAGATTGCCTTCTAACCGTTGAGGATTTACCAGCATGACCTCGATCGAGTTTGTCCTTCGCCTAGCCGTGGCATTTCTGCTGGGTTCAGCCCTAGGGTTAGAGCGTCAGTGGCGGCAGCGCATGGCTGGATTGCGAACTAATACTTTGGTGGCAACGGGTGCAGCCTTGTTTGTGATGCTTTCTGTGCTTACGCCTGGTGATTCTAGTCCAACCCGGATCGCTGCTCAGGTAGTGTCGGGTATTGGCTTTTTGGGTGGCGGTGTGATTTTGCGAGAGGGGTTGACGGTGCGTGGGCTGAATACAGCAGCAACTTTGTGGTGTGCGGCTGCGATCGGCTCGCTGGCTGGTGCAGGGCTACTGTTCCATGCAGGAGTTGGTACGGTTGCGGTGCTGGCTGCTAACTTGCTGTTGCGTCCGTTAGGCTATCGCATTAATCAACAACCTCTTAAGGGTACTGAACTGGAGTTGTGTTACCGCTGTGATGTGGTCTGTCGCACTCAAGATGAGTCGCATATCCGAGCGTTGTTGCTGCAAGCGGTGGTAGGTGGAAATCTGCGGCTACGATCGCTCTATAGCGAAGATTTAGAAGATACACCCGATCGGGTCAGCGTAGAAGCAGAACTTGTAACCCAAGAACGCAATGATGCATTTTTAGAGCAAATGGTCAGTCGTCTGAGTCTAGAGCCAGGGGTGATTGCAATCCGGTGGCGCATTATTGAACAGGAATTTGGTTAAACCCCATCAATTTGGCAAGCTTTCACTTCCTAGTCAGCAATGCCAAAATGCTTCTAGATCATGACATCGGCGAGTGTTATTGACGTAGTTTATTCAATCTTTGGCTTACTTAGCCTCCCTTCCCTATCAAGAACTCAGATGATTTAGTCGTCAGAATTTTTTTACCAAAATCATTGTTCGTGATTAGCTCGTCACTGATGATCTGCAAGTTTAATCATTGGAGTGAATGATTAGTTTCAGTTATATAAAATTGGGGTTTACGGATAATTGCTATCAATTTAATGATTCGTTACTTAAAAATTGTCCTAGAAAAAGAAGATTTTTATAGACAGGAAAAAACTGCTGAATTATAATCACGGTCAACCATCCACGGATTTCAAGATTGATTTTATGAACAAAAGTGAACTAGTTGATGCTATCGCAGCGAAAACCACTGTAACCAAAAAGAATGCAGATGCAGTGCTCACAGCGGTTTTGGACACGATCGTTGAGGCTGTGTCTGGCGGCGATCGGGTCACGCTTGTAGGGTTTGGCACCTTTGAAGCCAGAGATCGGCAAGCTCGCGAAGGACGCAATCCCCAAACTGGCGATAAGATGACGATTCCTGCGACACGGGTTCCTGCTTTTTCGGCGGGTAAGCTGTTTAAGGAAAAAGTTGCTCCTGACCAAGAGGCGGCACCAGCTACTAAAAGCAAAGGCAAGAAAAAGTAACGATCGACAAGCACCTGTCAACTACTAACCAGTGGGAATAATCTCTAGGGATGTGCGATCGCATGTCCCTTTTTAGTTAGGATTTAGGGGTTTAGGTGATGGGTTGCATTCCCTATGAAACGACTTCTAATTGCGGCTAGTGGCACGGGTGGTCATGTGTTTCCGGCTTTGGCGGTGGCTGAGCAACTGGCTGGCTGGCAAATCGAGTGGTTGGGCGTGTCTGATCGTTTAGAAACGCGGCTGGTGCCTGATTGCTATCCTCTCCATGTCATTCAAGTTGAGGGCTTCCAGAAGAAATCTATCCTGCATAGGTTGCGGGTTGTCTTCAAGTTACTAGCTGCTATTGGTCAGGTCAGGCGCTTGCTACGGCAGGGCAAGTTTTCAGGTGTATTCACCACCGGAGGCTACATTGCTGCCCCGGCAATTCTAGCGGCTTGGTCTCTGGGGCTACCGACGATCTTGCACGAGTCCAATGCCTTGCCTGGAAAGGTAACTCGCTGGTTGAGTCCCTTTTGTACGACTGTAGCGGTGGGTTTTGCGGCTGCCACTGCTTACCTGCCCCGGGCGAAAACTATTTGTCTAGGCACACCAGTGCGATCGCAGTTTTTGACCTCTGTGCAGGAGTCATCGCTAGCAGAGTTAGCAATTCCTGAAAATGTGCCCTTAATTGTAGTGGTGGGGGGTAGTCAGGGTGCAGTAGCAGTCAATCGGCTAGTACGGCAGGCGGCTCCAGTATGGCTAGAGGCTGGTGCATGGATTGTGCACCTAACGGGGGAGACTGATCGCGATGCAGGTAGCTTTACCCATGACCACTACATAGCGCTGCCCTTCTATGATCACATGGCTGGCTTACTGAAGCGGGCAACCCTAGCCATTAGTCGTGCTGGAGCGGGCACCCTGACCGAACTGGCTATCACCCATACCCCTTCTATTCTTATTCCCTATCCTTTCGCTGCCGACGATCACCAGACCTATAATGCCCGGGTATTTGTGTCAGCGGGGGCAGCCCAAAGCTTTTCTCAAGCCGAGCTAACTCCAGAGCTACTGGCATCAAAGGTTCTACATCTTCTTCAGTCGCCAGAGCAGTTAGCCCAGTTGGCAGCCAATGCAGCAACCCTGGCTGTGCCAGATAGTGCCGTTCGACTAGCAGAATTGGTAGAGCAAGTGATTAGTTAAGTATCATTGCGGTACAAAGGGGTCGTGAAGTTGTAAAAGAGCGCACGATCGCGGCTAGCAGCTCACTCAATCAGCTCGTTGACGGGGAAGCGGTTGAGCAGGCAAGCAGCACGATCGGCATTGTCTCGCAGAGTGTCAGACAGGTAGGGCACGTAGGGAATCTGGGAGAGCAAGTCTAGGGTGCGGCGCAACATGCGGACGACATCACCTTCGTCTAGGTTAGTGTTGACACACAGCTCACTCCACTCGGCACCTAAGGCCCACTGCTCGACGATGCCCACTAGACGGGTTTCTAACCAGACAGGCAGAGAAACTTGGTACTGCCGTTGCAGTTTGATCAGTTGGCGGCGAGGTTGCCAACTCCAAAGATTTTCTAACACGTCTTCCACCGCAGGAGAGGGGTTATAGTCTGTCCAACTATCGGGGCGAACTGATTCGGTCACCAAGGCGGCACACACAGCAGCAAGCTGCTGCGGCTCTAAATCATCTAGGTGATGGGAGGTAATGGCTAGTCCTAGCCATAGTTCATTTTCGCCCCGGATGGCAGCGATTGTCTGCCCCAGTTCTGTGGGCTTTAAGAGAGCGTTGTCGGGCAAGCCATCAGCATCTGGGCTAATGCCATTAGCGGCTGGGGAGTCTGTAGGCGCGATCGTCTCTGACTGAATCCACTCTAGGCAATCGAACACTTGCAAAATTTCGGTCAGGGCAATGAACTCTTGCCAATGGCGATGGGAGGCACTGGCCAGCTTGGCACGCCGATCAGCCAGTTCATCTTCCAAATCTTGCAGGCGGCGCTGGCGTTTGAGTAAAGCGGCTACATCTCCCCACTGGCGGGCAGGATGAGTTTTCAGTTGTTCTTCACAGGCAGCGACCCGTTGCAATTGGGCATAGACTTCAGGGGCAGTGTTTGCTAGCGGAGGTGGCGTGGGAATGCGACAAGCGATCGTGTGGGTTTGATCATCGCCGCTATGCCGATGTCCTGGTTTGAACTCTAGCTCCAAGGGCGGATTAAGATGATCTACTTCTGCTAAGCGGGGAAATTCTCCATGCAAGCCCACCACATCGCTAACGGTGACAACATACCAACGGTTGTCTTGCCCCAAGCACACGAGGTACGGAAACTGTCCAGAGCCACTCACCTTAGTCACTAATACGGCTGGTAATGGCTCAGACACTGGCATATGCTTACCCTTAAGGCTGAGTACCGTCCCCGCCAAGGCAAAGGGCAATGCTCTAGCAATGTCGCTGGCATGGAGTTCTCCAGCCTGTTGCTGTAAGGTTTTTAGCAGCCGCTTTTCTTCCTTCAGCCGCTCTTGCAGCTTTTCGTAGTTGGTCAGCAGTTTGGTGTCAACGTTGGCCAGGGCTTGGCGAGACTGGTTGACTAAAGCTTCTAGGTTAGCGATCGCCTGTCGTTGAGGTTGTAGATGCAAGGTAGCCAAGTATTGACCAAAACTGCGCTCTACCAGTTCCTTGGCCTCTGGCAGGGTATGGGTCTGTAACAAGTTCAGTACCATCCCGTAGCTAGGAGTAAACTGACTCACCAGTGGATCGGCTTTGGAAGTGGCGAGATAGGCAGCTTCCTTAGCTCCCTCAAAGGCAGTTTGCAGTGTAACTACATGCCCTAGCTTATCCATACCGCGCCGTCCAGCTCGCCCCGCCATCTGCAAAAATTCTGAGGCATGGAGCAACCGATGCCCCGTATCTGTCCGTTTAGACAGGGTAGAAATTACTGTGGTACGGGCAGGCATGTTAATGCCAGCGGCAAGGGTTTCTGTAGCAAAGACTACCTTGATCAGCCCTTGCTGAAATAACTCTTCTACTAAGCCTTTCCAGGCAGGTAAGATGCCAGCATGGTGAGCTGCCACACCCCGATACAGGGCCTCTACTTGCCCAAACCGAGCTGCTTCCGGATAGCGCTGACGGAAATCATCGACCTGCTGCCGGAGGCGCGTAGCTTCCTCCCCTTGTACAAGGGAGAGGTCGCCTACCTCAGCAACGGACTGGTCACAGCCCTTGCGACTGAAGATGAAATAAATAGCAGGCAGCATGTCTCGCTGTTGGAGTTGGCTGAGCACAAAGGGCAGGGTGGGAATGTCTTCCGATCGCCCCCGGTGTTGCCGATCGCTGCGCCCCTTGGTTTTCTTAGGTTTGAGGCGAGGATTCATCGCTTTGTGATCCTCTGTTAGCAGGGGAAACAGTCCTTTGGAATTGGCAAAATAAAATTCCAGCGGCACTGGACGAAAATCTGAATAAATCAGTTCTGTGGGGCCATGTACCTGACAGAGCCAGTCTGTTAACTGGTCACTGTTGGCAACGGTTGCTGACAGCGCCACCAGTTGCACCTGGGACGGACAATAGATGATAGATTCTTCCCAAACCGTACCCCGCTGGCGATCGTTCATGTAGTGACATTCATCCAGCACGACTGCCTCCAAGTTTGCTAGGGAGGTGCCGACTTGACCAATGGGAGTTCCGTACAACATGTTACGAAAAATCTCCGTAGTCATGACCAGCACTGGTGCATCCCGATTCACGGTCAAGTCTCCCGTCAGCAGCCCTACCTGATCGTGTCCAAACTGCTCCCGAAAGTCCCGCAGCTTTTGGTTAGATAACGCCTTTAGTGGAGTAGTGTAAAAAACACGTTTACCCCGTTTTAGCGCTCGGTGAATAGCGTATTCCCCAATTAAGGTCTTGCCAGAGCCAGTGGGAGCACAGACAACTACAGATTTGCCTGCATTTAGGGCAGCGATCGCTGCTAGCTGAAAATCATCCAAGCTGAAGGGGTAAAGCTTGGCTGGGTCTAGCTCTGGAGCTAGATCTGAATTCAGGGATGACTTAGCCGGAGAAGCACTCACAATTTATACACAATCCATAATGTCACTCCAGGGGGATGTGACGTGACCCTTACAGACTAGCCATGGTTCGGCACCACGGAGTCTTTGAGGGGTTGCTAAGACTATAACCAGGACATTGAGCATTCAGCCGTTGGCGATCGTCCAGTGCCCATGGCTAGACCTTCACATCTTACCCTCATAGTCTCGATTGTATATGCAGTCTAGAGAAAAACCCGATTTATCCCCACTCTAGCCGTTGAGAAGTTTAAAGATTTGATGAAGCTTAGCCAGTAGGTCTGGACAAGTCAGAGAGTAATGAATTAGTAGTCATGTGTGTTCTCGT
The sequence above is drawn from the Cyanobacteriota bacterium genome and encodes:
- a CDS encoding MgtC/SapB family protein yields the protein MTSIEFVLRLAVAFLLGSALGLERQWRQRMAGLRTNTLVATGAALFVMLSVLTPGDSSPTRIAAQVVSGIGFLGGGVILREGLTVRGLNTAATLWCAAAIGSLAGAGLLFHAGVGTVAVLAANLLLRPLGYRINQQPLKGTELELCYRCDVVCRTQDESHIRALLLQAVVGGNLRLRSLYSEDLEDTPDRVSVEAELVTQERNDAFLEQMVSRLSLEPGVIAIRWRIIEQEFG
- a CDS encoding HU family DNA-binding protein; translated protein: MNKSELVDAIAAKTTVTKKNADAVLTAVLDTIVEAVSGGDRVTLVGFGTFEARDRQAREGRNPQTGDKMTIPATRVPAFSAGKLFKEKVAPDQEAAPATKSKGKKK
- the murG gene encoding undecaprenyldiphospho-muramoylpentapeptide beta-N-acetylglucosaminyltransferase — encoded protein: MKRLLIAASGTGGHVFPALAVAEQLAGWQIEWLGVSDRLETRLVPDCYPLHVIQVEGFQKKSILHRLRVVFKLLAAIGQVRRLLRQGKFSGVFTTGGYIAAPAILAAWSLGLPTILHESNALPGKVTRWLSPFCTTVAVGFAAATAYLPRAKTICLGTPVRSQFLTSVQESSLAELAIPENVPLIVVVGGSQGAVAVNRLVRQAAPVWLEAGAWIVHLTGETDRDAGSFTHDHYIALPFYDHMAGLLKRATLAISRAGAGTLTELAITHTPSILIPYPFAADDHQTYNARVFVSAGAAQSFSQAELTPELLASKVLHLLQSPEQLAQLAANAATLAVPDSAVRLAELVEQVIS
- a CDS encoding DEAD/DEAH box helicase, with amino-acid sequence MNSDLAPELDPAKLYPFSLDDFQLAAIAALNAGKSVVVCAPTGSGKTLIGEYAIHRALKRGKRVFYTTPLKALSNQKLRDFREQFGHDQVGLLTGDLTVNRDAPVLVMTTEIFRNMLYGTPIGQVGTSLANLEAVVLDECHYMNDRQRGTVWEESIIYCPSQVQLVALSATVANSDQLTDWLCQVHGPTELIYSDFRPVPLEFYFANSKGLFPLLTEDHKAMNPRLKPKKTKGRSDRQHRGRSEDIPTLPFVLSQLQQRDMLPAIYFIFSRKGCDQSVAEVGDLSLVQGEEATRLRQQVDDFRQRYPEAARFGQVEALYRGVAAHHAGILPAWKGLVEELFQQGLIKVVFATETLAAGINMPARTTVISTLSKRTDTGHRLLHASEFLQMAGRAGRRGMDKLGHVVTLQTAFEGAKEAAYLATSKADPLVSQFTPSYGMVLNLLQTHTLPEAKELVERSFGQYLATLHLQPQRQAIANLEALVNQSRQALANVDTKLLTNYEKLQERLKEEKRLLKTLQQQAGELHASDIARALPFALAGTVLSLKGKHMPVSEPLPAVLVTKVSGSGQFPYLVCLGQDNRWYVVTVSDVVGLHGEFPRLAEVDHLNPPLELEFKPGHRHSGDDQTHTIACRIPTPPPLANTAPEVYAQLQRVAACEEQLKTHPARQWGDVAALLKRQRRLQDLEDELADRRAKLASASHRHWQEFIALTEILQVFDCLEWIQSETIAPTDSPAANGISPDADGLPDNALLKPTELGQTIAAIRGENELWLGLAITSHHLDDLEPQQLAAVCAALVTESVRPDSWTDYNPSPAVEDVLENLWSWQPRRQLIKLQRQYQVSLPVWLETRLVGIVEQWALGAEWSELCVNTNLDEGDVVRMLRRTLDLLSQIPYVPYLSDTLRDNADRAACLLNRFPVNELIE